Within the Nitrospira sp. genome, the region ACACGTACCGAAATGGATAGAGCGAGTTGCGCAGGGGGCTTGAAACCAGAAGGAGGAGTACACCATCCATGGGCAAGACGCTCCGATTCTTGGCCTTCCCGTCATGTGCCCGCCGCTAGCTCCACGTCATGAGGCATCGCCTTTCAAGAGAGTCCAAGCCATCCGAAAAAGGTGGTAGCGAAAATGGGGGAGGTGAAGAAGAACAGAGGAGTTGACAGAGCGGTGAGGTGAACGCCGGAAATGATCTGCAGCGCGGTCGCCGTGAATATGCTCGCGGCGATTATTCCAAGAGTTCGTACCGGGAATGGAAACACCGGCGGAAGACGGATGAGTGTGAGCGCCATCGCCCAGAGACTGCTTCCAACGCCAAATGACGGAGTTGCGGCATCCAGGTCCAGAGCGACGCCCGATAGAATCACTCCTTCTCCAAGAGCATCAACAAGCAATCCTGCCGCCACGAGGTCCTGCCCCATACAGTAAAAGATCATCGTGAGCGTCGCCCCGGCCATCACACGCCACCTACGACCAATCCGACGGAGGCCAACCATCTCAACGGTCGATCCGTCATGTACGTCTCGCCTTCCTTGGTTTCCCGTCACGATGCGAGCTTCAATCCAACGATGCCGATAACAATGGCGGCGATGCTAGCCAGCCTGACCGGATTGGACGGTTCCTGAAAGAGGATCATCCCGAGAATCGCCGTGCCGGCCGCACCGATGCCGGTCCACACCGCATATCCCGTTCCGAGAGGAATCGTCCGTATGGCAAGCGCCAAGCACCAGAGGCTCAAAGTCATCGCAACGAGGGTCCAGAGGCTGTGCCATGGACGCGTAAATCCATCCGAATATTTGAGGCCGAGTGCCCATCCAATTTCAAATAGCCCTGCCACGAATAGATAGACCCATGCCATCGGCCCCCTCCTGCGTAAGTGATGGTGAACTCCCTTCGCCGCGAAGCAACCGGAACAGTTTACGGTCTCTGAGAAGTCTGGTCCACAACCGTGCCGGTGTCGGCCCAGGAGGGAGCAACCAGCGACGTTCGACGAGCACGATGCGATCCGCAACCATCGTCCCGCCTCGCTGTGAATTGGCAAACCATCAGTTGTTGCGAGGTCTTCTGGAACTGTTGTTACCTGTTCCCTTTATAGAGCCGGGAGAGATACCAGGCGTAGAGCAGCGACAGCAGGATGTAGTTGGGAATCAAAATGGCCGGCGTGCTCCATTGCCAGCCGTCGAACTTCCACCCGAAAAGCGGCCACAGTATGGGCGTCGGGAAGAAGGCGTAGGAATGCGTGGGCACATCGACGAGCACGTGAAGCCCCCACGCCGACAATTCCCACAGCGGCTGTCCCCGTATGGCCCAAACCGCGAGAAACGCGACCAGGAACACCACGAGGCTATGTGTGACGTTGTACAAATGATGCACGTATTGCGGGATCGAGGATTCTGGCGGTGTCCCGTGGCTAAAATCTGGCGGCTCCGAAACGCCGCTCAGCGCCGCGGCCCACAGCACGCCGAACGACAGTAAATCGGGAGCCAGGCCAATCACAAACGCCAGCCAGAAACTCGGCCGGCTCGTGCGGCCGAAGGCAATCGCTCCCCAAAGTCCATGTGAAAGAATATCCATACAATCGAATTCAGGGGAACGCCCGGGTTCCCACTACCCGACCTCATCGGAGGAGTCACTTTTCCTGGACCCGGCCGACCCCACAACCACCTTATACGCGAGAGGCGGACAGACAGCACACTTGTGACGCAGCGGTGGCAGGAGGCCATGGTAAACATCGGGCGACGTAGCCCGCCAGAGCGACCTCTGGCTTTTCACTGTATCTCAGTCAGGTTACAATTCTGAATCCACGTCCGCCACGATCGGGATGCCCGAGAAGGAACCTCGGAAAGAAAGCGCCCGCTGTACTGAAGCGCACAATCCGGTCCCGTCCGGCACATCAAACTGAGAAGGGAAGTTCAATGAGCACAACCAACTGGATGCCGCGTCGGTGGAATGTGGAACTCTCCGGTTGCCTGTGGCTGCCTCGACTGCTGGACAAGGGACGGCACCTCCTGCTCAGCCGACGGGACGGGCAGGACCTGATGAATGGCTATCTCTTTGGCGACTTCGACTACGCCGATCGTCAACTCCTCAAGTTCCTGCGCACGAACGATGCCCATGTGCTCAGCCTCCTCAGCGACGTGGACGACGACGAGGCGGTGGCCACGGCCCTCATTCGTGAGAGCGGCCGTTCGCCGGAGGAGATTCAGGCTTGGGGTAAGCGTTTTCGCACGGTCAATGCGCCCTTCATCCATATGTGGGATGCAGATGAAGGTCGGAGGAAGCCGGGCATTGGCACGTGGTTATTGGACAAGTTCTATAACTGCCTGATGATGCCCCCAGTCTACGTCGGCTTTCGCATTGCGGAGCGGTTCCGCCACCGCAATTGTCCCTGACGATTTCATTCGGCCACGGCGCAGCGGGCGAACTCATAATCCGCACCCGTGAGGCGGCAGGGACGGAAGGGCGCAGAGAGTCAGACTATCGAGTGTCCGGCCATGCTCTATCATATTGTTCGATCCTCCCATCAGCACCTACAGCCCTATCGGAGCGCGGCGGGATGAGCCCGAGCCTGCGCTTCCAGCGCGTGCAGTTGAGCCAGCAATCCGCCAGCCAGTTGGTACACATGAGAAGGCAAGATGGGGCCATGAAGTGGCTCCGCTTCGAGAGAAATCGGATTGGGCTGGTGCGAATAGAGATAGGCGAGTTCCGAAATGATGAGGGTGGCCAGATCGTACACATCGTTGGGTTGAATGTCCGGCCGTTCGAGGTTGTGCATATCCAGGGTTAACATCTTGATGTGAGAGGCCCGGGCGATGTCTCCCAGCACCATGTAGCAATCAATCAGGCGGCTGTACGCATCCCAAGGAGTTCGGCCTCGTTCCAACGAGGGCAGGGGGACTTCAGTCGTGTCGGCAGAAAATCCTTCCAAGAGTTTGGTGGCGTACCGCATCCCCAGGCCGACCTGTTCGCCCACGTCCTTGGGAGAGAACTGATGGGATAGCAAGAGATTGAGTTGTTTATTGGCCAATCCAATAGCTATGAACACCTGAGTCGGGTTCGTGTTGAGGTCCGGCATCGTTTCATGATTCGTGAATGTGACGCCCAGTTCCTTCTTGAGGAAAAGGATACGGCCAAGCGACCGATCAACGATCCTCCAGACGTGCAGGGGACGAATGTCGCTCGGCGTGCGCTCCTCCTCGAGCGGCTCCGGTCGTTCTGTCAGCTCGCCGACCAAACGCGCCACCTTTTGATCAAGCGTCTTGGCTTGAAAAAAGACCTCATGCGGACTGGCCTCTTGGACGAGCAGCCCCACTTCTCGACTGCTGGCCTCTCCCATTTCAAAACGGAGGCCGTCCAATTCCTTCCGTATCCACTGCACGCGCGCAAACACATCAGCGGGCGTAATGGATTGAGCTGACACCTCATGACCACTGACGGGTAAAGGGGTTTCAGGAGCCTCGCTCATGGCAAGACCGGAGAGCGGGGAGCTACAAACTAACCAGGTCGCAGCCAACCAGGTGGAAACAGAAACGGACTGATTAAAAGTCATCGACAGAAATCTCCTTCAGTAGGCAGATGAGCCTCCCAAGAATTTGTGGAAAACACGTTCAGTAAGAAACCGTGGCCATTCTATTTTTTCGCGATCGGCTTGTCCACCGCTGCGCACGGCAAGGTGCATGCCGGAGTGGCATGGGGCCGCGAAGTGTCGCGAGACATGTACCCTTGATCACGAGACCGATCCTGCGTCTCACTTCTTCGCACTTCCTTCAGCCGATGGGCTTGGTTAGTATCAGCTTAGGCGCATCACGTCATGCTGCTGGACCATGAGAGTTCCACGTGCCGAATGACATGCCGCTAAAGGGTCGTTCCGTGATCGTGGCAGGGGCCGGGCTTGCCGGACTGACTGCGGCGGCGGAAATACAGGACCTCGGTGCCAAGGTGACGGTGGTTGAAGCGCGAGACCGGATTGGCGGACGAGTCTGGACGGTTCGGGACGGCTTCACGGAACAGCAACACGCCGAAGCCGGCGGCGATCTCATCAACGAGGATCACACGGCCATCCGCGATCTCGTGAAGAGGTTGAATCTGTCGCTGACGCACATCCTGCGCGGAGGGTTCGCTTATGCTCGGCGTGCCGCGTCCCGGCAACCCACAAGGATTGAGCCGGCCGGCCGCATATGGAGCGAACTCGGCGCACTGTGCGCGCCGTGGATCCACGCCTATCAAGTCAACGAACAGCGATGGGACGGACCGATCGCAGCCACCATAGCCCGCCTGTCGGTCGCGGAGTGGCTGGACCAGATCCAAGCGGATCGAACACTGCGTGCCCGCGTCGGCGGCATGAGGGGATTTTTCCTGGCGGACCCGAAGGACCTTTCTCTTCTGGCCCTCGTCGATCAACTCGCCTCGGACTCGGACACACCGAATCGGTTCTATCGCATCAAAGGTGGCAACGACCGGCTGGCACGCGCCCTCGCCGGGAGGTTGCACACTGCCGTCCGGATGTGCACGTCCGTGATGGCAGTGGCCCAGCGCCATGATGGAATCCGGCTGACGGTGCAACGCGGTGATGAGGGCCGCTCGCAGTTATCGGCAGACTTTCTGGTTCTCTCGGTGCCGGCCACCATCCTTCGCCGGATCGCCTTTACACCTCGACTCCCAGACCTTCAGCGCAAGGCGGTTCAGCGCCTCCATTATGGAAGAGCAACGAAAACTCTGCTGCAATTCGACCGGCGGTTCTGGCAGCGACGGGGATGCGCCCGCGCATATGGCACGGATCTGCCGCTCGGCGCACTCTGGGATGGCAACGAGGAGCAACACGGCCGTCCCGGCATCCTCGCCCTCCTTGCCGGCGGCTCGGCCAGCGCGGAGACCCGCAGGCTCTTGGACACACGGGGCGTCGCAGGTCTCACAAGTGCGTTGCGATGGCTTGGGGCGTCGGCCCACTCGGTGCTGGCCTCCCGCGCGGTGTGCTGGGAGGATGATCCATGGGCACGGGGCGGCTACGCCGTGTTCCATCCTGGTTACGATCCTGCCCTACGGGACTGGCTCGCTCGACCATACGGCCGCGTCGTGTTTGCCGGGGAGCACACCAGCGTTCGCTGGCAGGGCTACATGAACGGCGCGGTCGAAAGTGGAATGCGCGCTGCGGAGGAAGTGCGGGCGTTGCAGATTCGATTGCGGCGGAGTCGACGCCACGAGATGGGCAGAGACGGAGTAGCGCGCGATGGTCGTGAACCTTCTGTGTCACGTGCGAGCACTCGTCCTGTTCGGTAAAGCGGCAGTCCACACAAGCGGCGGCGTAACACAGAAAAGAGGAGGTCATGCAGGCCGTGGGGAATGCGCCGGACGGGCCGTGGATTGAGCCGCCTGGACCAGGGGACCTCGCTCGCGGTTACGGTTTTCCTCCGACCACTCCGCCCATGGTTTCGTGTTTGGTCGGTACGACCGCGTCGACCGGCACAATATGATAGCGCCGCCGCAGTTCCTCGACCTGTTCCCCCATGACCGGCCAGTAGTCCCACCCGTGATTGAGGTCGATGTTCATCGCGGCCCCCCGGCGAATCGCGATCAACGCCTGCTCGGGATCAAAAAAGCCCGAGCGGGCTTGGGTGATCGGAGTCATGCGAACCCCAAGATGGAATTG harbors:
- the sugE gene encoding QacE family quaternary ammonium compound efflux SMR transporter, translating into MAWVYLFVAGLFEIGWALGLKYSDGFTRPWHSLWTLVAMTLSLWCLALAIRTIPLGTGYAVWTGIGAAGTAILGMILFQEPSNPVRLASIAAIVIGIVGLKLAS
- a CDS encoding amine oxidase; amino-acid sequence: MPNDMPLKGRSVIVAGAGLAGLTAAAEIQDLGAKVTVVEARDRIGGRVWTVRDGFTEQQHAEAGGDLINEDHTAIRDLVKRLNLSLTHILRGGFAYARRAASRQPTRIEPAGRIWSELGALCAPWIHAYQVNEQRWDGPIAATIARLSVAEWLDQIQADRTLRARVGGMRGFFLADPKDLSLLALVDQLASDSDTPNRFYRIKGGNDRLARALAGRLHTAVRMCTSVMAVAQRHDGIRLTVQRGDEGRSQLSADFLVLSVPATILRRIAFTPRLPDLQRKAVQRLHYGRATKTLLQFDRRFWQRRGCARAYGTDLPLGALWDGNEEQHGRPGILALLAGGSASAETRRLLDTRGVAGLTSALRWLGASAHSVLASRAVCWEDDPWARGGYAVFHPGYDPALRDWLARPYGRVVFAGEHTSVRWQGYMNGAVESGMRAAEEVRALQIRLRRSRRHEMGRDGVARDGREPSVSRASTRPVR